In one window of Vulpes vulpes isolate BD-2025 chromosome 1, VulVul3, whole genome shotgun sequence DNA:
- the RUBCN gene encoding run domain Beclin-1-interacting and cysteine-rich domain-containing protein isoform X1 translates to MQSILYHGLIHDQQVCCRQTDYWQFVKDIRWLSPHSALHVEKFISLHENSQSSTDGVSEHAVAELWLQHSLQCHCLSAQLRPLLGDKQYIRKFYTDTAFLLSNAHVTAMLQCLEAVEQNNPRLLAQIDASMFARKHESPLLVTKSQSLTALPGSTYTPPTSYAQHSYFGSFSSLHQSVPNHGSERRSTSLSLSGPPRKPQESREHVSPAQDQAFQASLLPVSALARDSSSTPNEMSSSTLTSPLEASWVSSQNDSPSDASEGPEYLAIGNLDPRGRTASCQSHSSNAESSSSNLFSSSSSQKPDSAASSLGEQEGDGQSQLSSILRRSSFSEGQTLPATSGTKKSHTRSHSDTNIASRGASGGPRNITIIVEDPIAESCNDKSKLRGPLPYSGQSSEVSTPSSLYMEYEGGQYLCSGEGMFRRPSEGQSLISYLSEQDFGSCADLEKENAHFSISESLIAAIELMKCNMMSQCLEEEEEEEEDSDREIQELKQKIRLRRQQIRTKNLLPVYQETEHGTGFRVTSSSSQFSSRDSTQFSDSGSADEVDEFEIQDGSEGSNLTHMSKNGLSVSMASMFSDADIRRSTASHSKSFTSSQPFSHCFLHSTSAEAVAMGLLKQFEGMQLPAASELEWLVPEHDAPQKLLPIPDSLPISPDDGQHADIYKLRIRVRGNLEWAPPRPQIIFNVHPAPTRKIAVAKQNYRCAGCGIRTDPDYIKRLRYCEYLGKYFCQCCHENAQVVIPSRVLRKWDFSKYYVSNFSKDLLIKIWNDPLFNVQDINSALYRKVKLLNQVRLLRIQLYHMKNMFKTCRLAKELLDSFDTVPGHLTEDLHLYSLNDLTATRKGELGPRLAELTRAGAAHVERCMLCQAKGFICEFCQNEEDIIFPFELHKCRTCEECKACYHKACFKSGSCPRCERLQARRELLAKQSLESYMSDYEEEPTEALALEATVLEAT, encoded by the exons ATGCAGAGCATCCTCTATCATGGGCTCATCCATGACCAG CAGGTGTGTTGCCGCCAGACTGATTACTGGCAGTTTGTGAAGGACATCCGCTGGCTCAGTCCCCACTCAGCCCTTCATGTGGAGAAG TTCATCAGCTTACACGAGAATAGCCAGAGCAGCACTGATGGTGTGAGTGAGCATGCTGTTGCTGAATTGTGGCTGCAGCACAGCTTGCAGTGCCACTGTCTCTCCGCCCAGCTCCGACCACTGCTCGGGGACAAGCAGTATATCAGAAAATTCTACACAG ATACTGCTTTCCTGCTAAGCAACGCCCACGTCACGGCCATGCTCCAGTGCCTGGAAGCAGTTGAACAGAACAACCCCCGCCTCCTGGCTCAGATTGATGCATCTATG TTTGCCAGAAAGCATGAGAGCCCGCTGCTGGTAACAAAGAGCCAGAGCCTGACAGCCCTGCCCGGTTCCACATACACCCCTCCGACCAGCTATGCTCAGCATTCCTACTTTGGGTCCTTCTCTAGCCTCCACCAGTCCGTACCCAACCACGGCTCAG AAAGAAGATCTACTTCCTTGTCACTCTCTGGCCCTCCCCGAAAACCTCAAGAAAGCAGAGAGCACGTCTCACCGGCACAGGATCAAGCCTTCCAAGCCTCCCTGCTTCCAGTCTCTGCATTAGCCAGGGATTCCTCCTCAACCCCAAATGAGATGAGCTCTAGCACTCTGACCAGCCCCCTAGAAGCATCCTGGGTCAGCAGCCAGAATGATTCCCCAAGTGATGCCAGCGAGGGGCCCGAGTACTTGGCCATTGGCAACCTGGACCCCCGAGGCCGGACTGCCAGCTGTCAGAGTCACAGCAGCAATGCTGAGAGCAGCAGCTCCAACTTGTTCTCCTCCAGCAGCTCGCAGAAGCCAGATTCTGCTGCTTCTTCCCTAGGCGAGCAGGAAGGAGACGGGCAGAGCCAGCTGTCCAGCATCCTTCGCAGGTCCAGCTTCTCGGAAGGGCAGACACTCCCTGCCACCAGTGGAACAAAAAAGAGCCACACTCGCTCCCATTCAGATACCAACATTGCCTCCAGAGGAGCCTCAG GAGGCCCCAGGAATATCACCATTATAGTTGAAGATCCCATTGCAG AATCCTGCAATGATAAGTCGAAGTTGAGAGGCCCCTTGCCTTACTCTGGCCAAAGCAGTGAAGTCAGCACACCCAGCTCTCTGTACATGGAGTATG AGGGTGGTCAGTACCTGTGCTCAGGGGAGGGCATGTTCCGAAGACCATCAGAAGGACAGTCCCTCATCAGTTACCTGTCGGAGCAAGACTTTGGAAGCTGTGCAGACCTGGAAAAG GAGAATGCCCACTTCAGCATCTCAGAGTCCTTGATTGCTGCCATTGAGCTAATGAAGTGCAATATGATGAGCCAGTGCctagaagaggaggaagaagaggaggaagacagcGATAGAGAGATCCAGGAACTGAAGCAGAAGATCCGCCTTCGTCGCCAGCAGATCCGCACCAAGAACCTTCTCCCCGTGTACCAGGAGACAGAGCATGGAA caGGCTTTCGGGTCACTTCTAGCAGCTCCCAGTTCAGCTCACGTGATTCAACACAGTTCTCTGACTCCGGCTCTGCTGATGAGGTTGATGAATTTGAAATTCAAG ATGGTAGCGAAGGATCTAACCTGACTCACATGTCAAAGAATGGACTCTCAGTGTCAATGGCCTCGATGTTTTCAG ATGCTGACATCAGAAGGAGCACAGCCTCACACAGCAAATCCTTCACTTCCTCCCAACCCTt CTCCCACTGCTTCCTTCACTCCACATCTGCAGAGGCAGTGGCCATGGGACTCCTGAAGCAGTTCGAAGGCATGCAACTCCCAGCTGCCTCAGAGCTAGAATGGCTAGTTCCAGAGCATGATGCCCCTCAGAAG CTCCTGCCCATCCCGGACTCACTGCCCATCTCACCAGACGACGGGCAGCACGCTGACATCTACAAGCTGCGGATTCGTGTTCGTGGCAACCTGGAGTGGGCCCCACCCCGACCTCAGATCATTTTCAATGTTCATCCAGCCCCGAC GAGGAAGATTGCTGTGGCCAAGCAGAATTACCGCTGTGCCGGGTGCGGCATTCGGACTGACCCTG ATTACATCAAGCGGCTGCGGTACTGTGAGTACTTGGGCAAGTACTTCTGCCAGTGCTGCCATGAAAATGCCCAGGTGGTCATCCCCAGCCGCGTTCTGCGCAAGTGGGACTTCAGCAAGTACTATGTCAGCAATTTCTCCAAGGACCTGCTCATCAAGATCTGGAATGACCCTCTCTTCAACGTGCAGGACATCAACAGTGCCCTCTATCGGAAGGTCAAGCTGCTCAACCAAGTCCGG CTGCTGCGGATCCAGCTGTATCACATGAAGAACATGTTCAAGACATGCCGACTGGCCAAAGA GCTTCTGGATTCCTTTGACACAGTTCCCGGCCACCTGACCGAGGATCTCCACCTGTACTCACTGAATGACCTGACTGCAACCAGGAAGGGGGAGTTGGGACCCCGGCTCGCTGAGCTCaccagggcaggggctgcccaCGTAGAGCGATGCATG CTCTGCCAAGCCAAGGGCTTCATCTGTGAGTTCTGTCAGAATGAGGAGGACATCATCTTTCCTTTTGAGCTCCATAAGTGCCGGACCTGTGAAG AATGTAAAGCGTGTTACCATAAAGCTTGCTTCAAGTCTGGAAGCTGTCCCCGGTGCGAGCGGCTGCAGGCCCGGCGGGAATTGCTGGCCAAACAGAGCCTGGAGTCTTACATGTCAGACTATGAGGAGGAACCCACTGAAGCCTTGGCCCTCGAGGCCACTGTTCTGGAGGCCACCTGA
- the RUBCN gene encoding run domain Beclin-1-interacting and cysteine-rich domain-containing protein isoform X7, translating into MQSILYHGLIHDQQVCCRQTDYWQFVKDIRWLSPHSALHVEKFISLHENSQSSTDGVSEHAVAELWLQHSLQCHCLSAQLRPLLGDKQYIRKFYTDTAFLLSNAHVTAMLQCLEAVEQNNPRLLAQIDASMFARKHESPLLVTKSQSLTALPGSTYTPPTSYAQHSYFGSFSSLHQSVPNHGSERRSTSLSLSGPPRKPQESREHVSPAQDQAFQASLLPVSALARDSSSTPNEMSSSTLTSPLEASWVSSQNDSPSDASEGPEYLAIGNLDPRGRTASCQSHSSNAESSSSNLFSSSSSQKPDSAASSLGEQEGDGQSQLSSILRRSSFSEGQTLPATSGTKKSHTRSHSDTNIASRGASGGPRNITIIVEDPIAESCNDKSKLRGPLPYSGQSSEVSTPSSLYMEYEGGQYLCSGEGMFRRPSEGQSLISYLSEQDFGSCADLEKENAHFSISESLIAAIELMKCNMMSQCLEEEEEEEEDSDREIQELKQKIRLRRQQIRTKNLLPVYQETEHGTGFRVTSSSSQFSSRDSTQFSDSGSADEVDEFEIQDADIRRSTASHSKSFTSSQPFSHCFLHSTSAEAVAMGLLKQFEGMQLPAASELEWLVPEHDAPQKLLPIPDSLPISPDDGQHADIYKLRIRVRGNLEWAPPRPQIIFNVHPAPTRKIAVAKQNYRCAGCGIRTDPDYIKRLRYCEYLGKYFCQCCHENAQVVIPSRVLRKWDFSKYYVSNFSKDLLIKIWNDPLFNVQDINSALYRKVKLLNQVRLLRIQLYHMKNMFKTCRLAKELLDSFDTVPGHLTEDLHLYSLNDLTATRKGELGPRLAELTRAGAAHVERCMLCQAKGFICEFCQNEEDIIFPFELHKCRTCEECKACYHKACFKSGSCPRCERLQARRELLAKQSLESYMSDYEEEPTEALALEATVLEAT; encoded by the exons ATGCAGAGCATCCTCTATCATGGGCTCATCCATGACCAG CAGGTGTGTTGCCGCCAGACTGATTACTGGCAGTTTGTGAAGGACATCCGCTGGCTCAGTCCCCACTCAGCCCTTCATGTGGAGAAG TTCATCAGCTTACACGAGAATAGCCAGAGCAGCACTGATGGTGTGAGTGAGCATGCTGTTGCTGAATTGTGGCTGCAGCACAGCTTGCAGTGCCACTGTCTCTCCGCCCAGCTCCGACCACTGCTCGGGGACAAGCAGTATATCAGAAAATTCTACACAG ATACTGCTTTCCTGCTAAGCAACGCCCACGTCACGGCCATGCTCCAGTGCCTGGAAGCAGTTGAACAGAACAACCCCCGCCTCCTGGCTCAGATTGATGCATCTATG TTTGCCAGAAAGCATGAGAGCCCGCTGCTGGTAACAAAGAGCCAGAGCCTGACAGCCCTGCCCGGTTCCACATACACCCCTCCGACCAGCTATGCTCAGCATTCCTACTTTGGGTCCTTCTCTAGCCTCCACCAGTCCGTACCCAACCACGGCTCAG AAAGAAGATCTACTTCCTTGTCACTCTCTGGCCCTCCCCGAAAACCTCAAGAAAGCAGAGAGCACGTCTCACCGGCACAGGATCAAGCCTTCCAAGCCTCCCTGCTTCCAGTCTCTGCATTAGCCAGGGATTCCTCCTCAACCCCAAATGAGATGAGCTCTAGCACTCTGACCAGCCCCCTAGAAGCATCCTGGGTCAGCAGCCAGAATGATTCCCCAAGTGATGCCAGCGAGGGGCCCGAGTACTTGGCCATTGGCAACCTGGACCCCCGAGGCCGGACTGCCAGCTGTCAGAGTCACAGCAGCAATGCTGAGAGCAGCAGCTCCAACTTGTTCTCCTCCAGCAGCTCGCAGAAGCCAGATTCTGCTGCTTCTTCCCTAGGCGAGCAGGAAGGAGACGGGCAGAGCCAGCTGTCCAGCATCCTTCGCAGGTCCAGCTTCTCGGAAGGGCAGACACTCCCTGCCACCAGTGGAACAAAAAAGAGCCACACTCGCTCCCATTCAGATACCAACATTGCCTCCAGAGGAGCCTCAG GAGGCCCCAGGAATATCACCATTATAGTTGAAGATCCCATTGCAG AATCCTGCAATGATAAGTCGAAGTTGAGAGGCCCCTTGCCTTACTCTGGCCAAAGCAGTGAAGTCAGCACACCCAGCTCTCTGTACATGGAGTATG AGGGTGGTCAGTACCTGTGCTCAGGGGAGGGCATGTTCCGAAGACCATCAGAAGGACAGTCCCTCATCAGTTACCTGTCGGAGCAAGACTTTGGAAGCTGTGCAGACCTGGAAAAG GAGAATGCCCACTTCAGCATCTCAGAGTCCTTGATTGCTGCCATTGAGCTAATGAAGTGCAATATGATGAGCCAGTGCctagaagaggaggaagaagaggaggaagacagcGATAGAGAGATCCAGGAACTGAAGCAGAAGATCCGCCTTCGTCGCCAGCAGATCCGCACCAAGAACCTTCTCCCCGTGTACCAGGAGACAGAGCATGGAA caGGCTTTCGGGTCACTTCTAGCAGCTCCCAGTTCAGCTCACGTGATTCAACACAGTTCTCTGACTCCGGCTCTGCTGATGAGGTTGATGAATTTGAAATTCAAG ATGCTGACATCAGAAGGAGCACAGCCTCACACAGCAAATCCTTCACTTCCTCCCAACCCTt CTCCCACTGCTTCCTTCACTCCACATCTGCAGAGGCAGTGGCCATGGGACTCCTGAAGCAGTTCGAAGGCATGCAACTCCCAGCTGCCTCAGAGCTAGAATGGCTAGTTCCAGAGCATGATGCCCCTCAGAAG CTCCTGCCCATCCCGGACTCACTGCCCATCTCACCAGACGACGGGCAGCACGCTGACATCTACAAGCTGCGGATTCGTGTTCGTGGCAACCTGGAGTGGGCCCCACCCCGACCTCAGATCATTTTCAATGTTCATCCAGCCCCGAC GAGGAAGATTGCTGTGGCCAAGCAGAATTACCGCTGTGCCGGGTGCGGCATTCGGACTGACCCTG ATTACATCAAGCGGCTGCGGTACTGTGAGTACTTGGGCAAGTACTTCTGCCAGTGCTGCCATGAAAATGCCCAGGTGGTCATCCCCAGCCGCGTTCTGCGCAAGTGGGACTTCAGCAAGTACTATGTCAGCAATTTCTCCAAGGACCTGCTCATCAAGATCTGGAATGACCCTCTCTTCAACGTGCAGGACATCAACAGTGCCCTCTATCGGAAGGTCAAGCTGCTCAACCAAGTCCGG CTGCTGCGGATCCAGCTGTATCACATGAAGAACATGTTCAAGACATGCCGACTGGCCAAAGA GCTTCTGGATTCCTTTGACACAGTTCCCGGCCACCTGACCGAGGATCTCCACCTGTACTCACTGAATGACCTGACTGCAACCAGGAAGGGGGAGTTGGGACCCCGGCTCGCTGAGCTCaccagggcaggggctgcccaCGTAGAGCGATGCATG CTCTGCCAAGCCAAGGGCTTCATCTGTGAGTTCTGTCAGAATGAGGAGGACATCATCTTTCCTTTTGAGCTCCATAAGTGCCGGACCTGTGAAG AATGTAAAGCGTGTTACCATAAAGCTTGCTTCAAGTCTGGAAGCTGTCCCCGGTGCGAGCGGCTGCAGGCCCGGCGGGAATTGCTGGCCAAACAGAGCCTGGAGTCTTACATGTCAGACTATGAGGAGGAACCCACTGAAGCCTTGGCCCTCGAGGCCACTGTTCTGGAGGCCACCTGA
- the RUBCN gene encoding run domain Beclin-1-interacting and cysteine-rich domain-containing protein isoform X8: MQSILYHGLIHDQQVCCRQTDYWQFVKDIRWLSPHSALHVEKFISLHENSQSSTDGVSEHAVAELWLQHSLQCHCLSAQLRPLLGDKQYIRKFYTDTAFLLSNAHVTAMLQCLEAVEQNNPRLLAQIDASMFARKHESPLLVTKSQSLTALPGSTYTPPTSYAQHSYFGSFSSLHQSVPNHGSERRSTSLSLSGPPRKPQESREHVSPAQDQAFQASLLPVSALARDSSSTPNEMSSSTLTSPLEASWVSSQNDSPSDASEGPEYLAIGNLDPRGRTASCQSHSSNAESSSSNLFSSSSSQKPDSAASSLGEQEGDGQSQLSSILRRSSFSEGQTLPATSGTKKSHTRSHSDTNIASRGASGGPRNITIIVEDPIAESCNDKSKLRGPLPYSGQSSEVSTPSSLYMEYEGGQYLCSGEGMFRRPSEGQSLISYLSEQDFGSCADLEKENAHFSISESLIAAIELMKCNMMSQCLEEEEEEEEDSDREIQELKQKIRLRRQQIRTKNLLPVYQETEHGSFRVTSSSSQFSSRDSTQFSDSGSADEVDEFEIQDADIRRSTASHSKSFTSSQPFSHCFLHSTSAEAVAMGLLKQFEGMQLPAASELEWLVPEHDAPQKLLPIPDSLPISPDDGQHADIYKLRIRVRGNLEWAPPRPQIIFNVHPAPTRKIAVAKQNYRCAGCGIRTDPDYIKRLRYCEYLGKYFCQCCHENAQVVIPSRVLRKWDFSKYYVSNFSKDLLIKIWNDPLFNVQDINSALYRKVKLLNQVRLLRIQLYHMKNMFKTCRLAKELLDSFDTVPGHLTEDLHLYSLNDLTATRKGELGPRLAELTRAGAAHVERCMLCQAKGFICEFCQNEEDIIFPFELHKCRTCEECKACYHKACFKSGSCPRCERLQARRELLAKQSLESYMSDYEEEPTEALALEATVLEAT, translated from the exons ATGCAGAGCATCCTCTATCATGGGCTCATCCATGACCAG CAGGTGTGTTGCCGCCAGACTGATTACTGGCAGTTTGTGAAGGACATCCGCTGGCTCAGTCCCCACTCAGCCCTTCATGTGGAGAAG TTCATCAGCTTACACGAGAATAGCCAGAGCAGCACTGATGGTGTGAGTGAGCATGCTGTTGCTGAATTGTGGCTGCAGCACAGCTTGCAGTGCCACTGTCTCTCCGCCCAGCTCCGACCACTGCTCGGGGACAAGCAGTATATCAGAAAATTCTACACAG ATACTGCTTTCCTGCTAAGCAACGCCCACGTCACGGCCATGCTCCAGTGCCTGGAAGCAGTTGAACAGAACAACCCCCGCCTCCTGGCTCAGATTGATGCATCTATG TTTGCCAGAAAGCATGAGAGCCCGCTGCTGGTAACAAAGAGCCAGAGCCTGACAGCCCTGCCCGGTTCCACATACACCCCTCCGACCAGCTATGCTCAGCATTCCTACTTTGGGTCCTTCTCTAGCCTCCACCAGTCCGTACCCAACCACGGCTCAG AAAGAAGATCTACTTCCTTGTCACTCTCTGGCCCTCCCCGAAAACCTCAAGAAAGCAGAGAGCACGTCTCACCGGCACAGGATCAAGCCTTCCAAGCCTCCCTGCTTCCAGTCTCTGCATTAGCCAGGGATTCCTCCTCAACCCCAAATGAGATGAGCTCTAGCACTCTGACCAGCCCCCTAGAAGCATCCTGGGTCAGCAGCCAGAATGATTCCCCAAGTGATGCCAGCGAGGGGCCCGAGTACTTGGCCATTGGCAACCTGGACCCCCGAGGCCGGACTGCCAGCTGTCAGAGTCACAGCAGCAATGCTGAGAGCAGCAGCTCCAACTTGTTCTCCTCCAGCAGCTCGCAGAAGCCAGATTCTGCTGCTTCTTCCCTAGGCGAGCAGGAAGGAGACGGGCAGAGCCAGCTGTCCAGCATCCTTCGCAGGTCCAGCTTCTCGGAAGGGCAGACACTCCCTGCCACCAGTGGAACAAAAAAGAGCCACACTCGCTCCCATTCAGATACCAACATTGCCTCCAGAGGAGCCTCAG GAGGCCCCAGGAATATCACCATTATAGTTGAAGATCCCATTGCAG AATCCTGCAATGATAAGTCGAAGTTGAGAGGCCCCTTGCCTTACTCTGGCCAAAGCAGTGAAGTCAGCACACCCAGCTCTCTGTACATGGAGTATG AGGGTGGTCAGTACCTGTGCTCAGGGGAGGGCATGTTCCGAAGACCATCAGAAGGACAGTCCCTCATCAGTTACCTGTCGGAGCAAGACTTTGGAAGCTGTGCAGACCTGGAAAAG GAGAATGCCCACTTCAGCATCTCAGAGTCCTTGATTGCTGCCATTGAGCTAATGAAGTGCAATATGATGAGCCAGTGCctagaagaggaggaagaagaggaggaagacagcGATAGAGAGATCCAGGAACTGAAGCAGAAGATCCGCCTTCGTCGCCAGCAGATCCGCACCAAGAACCTTCTCCCCGTGTACCAGGAGACAGAGCATGGAA GCTTTCGGGTCACTTCTAGCAGCTCCCAGTTCAGCTCACGTGATTCAACACAGTTCTCTGACTCCGGCTCTGCTGATGAGGTTGATGAATTTGAAATTCAAG ATGCTGACATCAGAAGGAGCACAGCCTCACACAGCAAATCCTTCACTTCCTCCCAACCCTt CTCCCACTGCTTCCTTCACTCCACATCTGCAGAGGCAGTGGCCATGGGACTCCTGAAGCAGTTCGAAGGCATGCAACTCCCAGCTGCCTCAGAGCTAGAATGGCTAGTTCCAGAGCATGATGCCCCTCAGAAG CTCCTGCCCATCCCGGACTCACTGCCCATCTCACCAGACGACGGGCAGCACGCTGACATCTACAAGCTGCGGATTCGTGTTCGTGGCAACCTGGAGTGGGCCCCACCCCGACCTCAGATCATTTTCAATGTTCATCCAGCCCCGAC GAGGAAGATTGCTGTGGCCAAGCAGAATTACCGCTGTGCCGGGTGCGGCATTCGGACTGACCCTG ATTACATCAAGCGGCTGCGGTACTGTGAGTACTTGGGCAAGTACTTCTGCCAGTGCTGCCATGAAAATGCCCAGGTGGTCATCCCCAGCCGCGTTCTGCGCAAGTGGGACTTCAGCAAGTACTATGTCAGCAATTTCTCCAAGGACCTGCTCATCAAGATCTGGAATGACCCTCTCTTCAACGTGCAGGACATCAACAGTGCCCTCTATCGGAAGGTCAAGCTGCTCAACCAAGTCCGG CTGCTGCGGATCCAGCTGTATCACATGAAGAACATGTTCAAGACATGCCGACTGGCCAAAGA GCTTCTGGATTCCTTTGACACAGTTCCCGGCCACCTGACCGAGGATCTCCACCTGTACTCACTGAATGACCTGACTGCAACCAGGAAGGGGGAGTTGGGACCCCGGCTCGCTGAGCTCaccagggcaggggctgcccaCGTAGAGCGATGCATG CTCTGCCAAGCCAAGGGCTTCATCTGTGAGTTCTGTCAGAATGAGGAGGACATCATCTTTCCTTTTGAGCTCCATAAGTGCCGGACCTGTGAAG AATGTAAAGCGTGTTACCATAAAGCTTGCTTCAAGTCTGGAAGCTGTCCCCGGTGCGAGCGGCTGCAGGCCCGGCGGGAATTGCTGGCCAAACAGAGCCTGGAGTCTTACATGTCAGACTATGAGGAGGAACCCACTGAAGCCTTGGCCCTCGAGGCCACTGTTCTGGAGGCCACCTGA